Within the Gossypium raimondii isolate GPD5lz chromosome 12, ASM2569854v1, whole genome shotgun sequence genome, the region AAAAAGGGAATGAAGGTACTGATTGGGAGAGAGTTAGTGCGACCACTGCCGAAGGACCTCTGTTTCATGGCTTCTTAGCTTATTACCTCGTCTTGAAATGCATTATTATGAATGAATGAGTACTCTTAAACAGAGTCTGTGCCAAGGTAGGTTTTGGCTTTTCAAATCCCAAATCTCGTCTCCCTTAGTGGATTATTATAGGTTAAAATCACCTATTATTATTACAGGTTCTGATCGTCTTGGTAAACATCACACTTTAGCAAAGACTTTGAATTGAGGGTCATTGCTGGAACTACGGCTCCAATACCGCTGTATTTGTTTTGTACgtaaatagaaaaggaaaaggtTACACTGGTTTCAATAAATTCAGATTATAATAGATGAATATTTACACCGAGTTCAAACAATGCGTACGATATATGAATATGTTGAATGGGTAACCGAGTTCAAACAATCAAGTCCTCAAAAGCCAACTTCCCAAGATACTTGATAAGGCTAACCGGGTACTTCTCTTCATCACTGTTGCCtccgaataaaaaattttcaagcaGAATTCCTGTTGGCTGCAAGCTCAAACATCCTATCTTGTTTATCGGATCACATGGCCTCTTCTCAAATGTTCATCCTCTATTTGCGGCCAAGTCGTTTCATTTTTCTACTGTCGTTCAACCGTTCGCCAAAATGTCCCAAAGAGACTCCTATCGACTATATACCCAATTCTACGATGTCATTGATCTCCTTAAGTCCTCAACGGCAAGGCCCAGCCTAGTAACAGCAACAATCGCCCATTGCTTAGCTATCAAGATTGGTGCTCTTGCTCACCTGCCAGCTTGCACTTCTCTCCTCACTGCGTATTCAAGAGCCAAATATTTCATCTCAGCTTTGGCAttgtttgatgaattttgtgaCAGAGATGTGATCCTTTGGAATGCTATGATCAATGCTGCAGTTGAAAATAAGTCTTACAATGTTGCCATGCAGTTTTTCGTTGAAATGACTGAGGTGGGTGTTGCTTTTGATTCCACAACTTTGTTGCTTATTGTGTCATCTTTATCTCATATGAAGTACTTGAAACATGGGAAGAGTTTTCACTGTTTGAGCATTAAAGTGGGTATGCTTGGGGATTGTAGTTTATGCAATGCTCTACTAGACATGTATGCTAAATGCGGTGACTTAACCTCTTCTCAGTCTATGTTTACATGGATGGATTGTCGAGATGTTATTTCTTGGAATTCAATGGTAAATGGTTTTCTTTATAATGGTCATCCTGGAAAGTCCTTCTGGTGTTTCAGAGAGATGATTTCATTGGGAATCAGAGTGGATAGTATGAGTTTGTCATGTGCTATCTCAGCATCTGCTGCTTCGGGGGAGTTAAGTTCTGGACAAACCATTCATGCTTGGGGAATAAAACAGGGGTACAACTTTGACATCTCGTGTTCCAACTCTCTGATTTCATTATATTCAGAGTCTGGAGATATTGAAGCTTCAAAgtcagtgtttaaagaaatggTGCTTAAGGATGTCATTTCATGGAATGCAATGATTGGAGGCTTTGCCTCAAATGGAATGATTTTGGAAACGTTTGATATGCTTTACAAAATGCAACTAACTGGATATGCTCAACCTGATGTAGCGACtttatttacaataatttcACTTTGTGCAGAGCGGATGCTATTAAGAGAAGGGAAGACTGTCCATGGATTCACAATTCGTAGACAGATGATATCAGATTTATGGGTGATTAATAGCCTGTTGGACATGTACTCAAAATGTAATTGTATAATCAAGGCTGAGCTTTTATTTAATGCTATCCCCGAAAGAGACTTAGTCTCATGGAATGTGATGATCTCTGGCTACAGCCGGAATGGGTATTCAAAAGAAGCTCAAAGTTTATTTAAGACACTGACCCATCAGTGTTTACAGTTGAGTTTTTCAACTGTCCTGGCTGTTATTTCGTCTTGCATTTCCCTTGATTCCCTTCAGTTTGGTAAATCAATTCACTGCTGGGAGATAAAGGCAGGGCTTTCAAGCAATATTCTTATGGTTAATTCCCTCATGCATATGTACATTAATTTTGGGGACTTATCAGCTGCTTTTATGTTGTTTGACACAATTTCTTCCGAAGAGGATATTGCCTGTTGGAACACTATAATTGCTGGTT harbors:
- the LOC105764929 gene encoding pentatricopeptide repeat-containing protein At4g19220, mitochondrial: MGNRVQTIKSSKANFPRYLIRLTGYFSSSLLPPNKKFSSRIPVGCKLKHPILFIGSHGLFSNVHPLFAAKSFHFSTVVQPFAKMSQRDSYRLYTQFYDVIDLLKSSTARPSLVTATIAHCLAIKIGALAHLPACTSLLTAYSRAKYFISALALFDEFCDRDVILWNAMINAAVENKSYNVAMQFFVEMTEVGVAFDSTTLLLIVSSLSHMKYLKHGKSFHCLSIKVGMLGDCSLCNALLDMYAKCGDLTSSQSMFTWMDCRDVISWNSMVNGFLYNGHPGKSFWCFREMISLGIRVDSMSLSCAISASAASGELSSGQTIHAWGIKQGYNFDISCSNSLISLYSESGDIEASKSVFKEMVLKDVISWNAMIGGFASNGMILETFDMLYKMQLTGYAQPDVATLFTIISLCAERMLLREGKTVHGFTIRRQMISDLWVINSLLDMYSKCNCIIKAELLFNAIPERDLVSWNVMISGYSRNGYSKEAQSLFKTLTHQCLQLSFSTVLAVISSCISLDSLQFGKSIHCWEIKAGLSSNILMVNSLMHMYINFGDLSAAFMLFDTISSEEDIACWNTIIAGCTNNGHFREALATFNWMRQVMDVMCDSITLVNVISACGNLLLIYEGKSLHGLAIKTFVGSETRVQNALITMYGRCGHTKSARSVLDFCSSRNLCSWNCMISAFSQNKEGRRALELFHFLEFEPNEITIVALLSACNQLGLLRQGKQIHGLVLRIGIFENSFISAALVDMYSNCGQLDLGWQIFTRSKDKSIAVWNSMISAYGYHGNGQMAIQLFHKMCDSGVRPSKSSFVSLLSACSHSGLVNEGLWYYMVMLEEYGVEAVTEHQVCVVDMLGRAGKLEEAYEFIKQIPGEAGVGVWGALLSACNYHGNMEMGREVAEHLFGLEPENVVGYYISLANLYVSVGGWKDAMEFRQIIQHKNLKKLPAYSINIDAASSASAWK